The genome window GGGCCGTTCCGCGACGCGGTCGGCTCCGGCGGCGCGCTCACCGGCGACAAGAAGACCTACCAGATGGACTGCGGCAATTCCGACGAGGCGATCCGCGAGACCGCGATCGACATCGCCGAGGGCGCCGACATGGTGATGATCAAGCCGGGCATGCCCTATCTCGATGTCTGCCGCCGGGTGAAGGACCAGTTCGGCCTGCCCACCTACGCCTACCAGGTCTCCGGTGAATACGCGATGATCATGGCCGCGGGCCGGAACGGCTGGATCGACGAGGAAAAGGCCATGCTCGAGAGCCTCTGCGCCTTCAAGCGCGCCGGTTGCGACGGCATCCTGACCTATTTCGCCCCCCGCGTGGCCGCCCTGCTCGCCCAGGGCGACTGATCCGCCCCCGAGCGACAGATCCGCCCCGGGGCGCCGGATCACAGCGGATCCGGCGAACGCGGCCGATCCGCAACCGCCCGCAGCGCGCGGGTTTCCAGCGCAGCCGCTTGCACCGCGCGGGTTCCCCGCGCAGCCGCTTGCACCGTGCGGGTGTCCAACGCGGGCACGCCGCGCCGCCGGCATCATCGGCGTCCCGCGCCGATGGATCGCCGCCCGCACCCTCCCGCCGCCCCGCGCCATCGCGGCACGCGCCGGGGGCCGGGCCTTCGGCCGGCCACGTCCACCGGGGTGCGGGGGGCCTGCCCCCCTGCCGGGACGGGCGTCTCCTGCCCGGTTTGCGCGCGGTCCGTACCAGACATCCCGCTCCGTCCCGGGGCATCGCGTAACCGAGATAACGCATAGGTGATTGCCGCTGCGACGGAACTGGGGCAGGTTCCAGTTCAATTGCTGGTCCGGAGCTCTCGGGGCACCGGCCGAAGAACGAGAGGAAAAGAACATGACAGTCATCACCCGCCGGACCATGCTCACCGGCATCGCCGGGCTCGGAGCCTGCTCCCTGCCCCTCGCGGCCTCGGCCTACACCAAGGCGGAGATCGACTCGAACGTCTCCGCCGCCCTCGAGGAACTGCGCAAGGTCAACGGCGCGCCGGACCTCATGTCCCGCGCGCTGGGCTATCTCGTGATGGCCGACGTGAAGAAGGCCGGCCTGCTGGTGGGCGGCGAATACGGCGAGGGCACGCTCTTCGTCGGCGGCGCGCCCACCGACTACTACTCCGTCGCCGCCGCCTCCTTCGGCCTGCAGGCGGGCATCCAGCGCTCCAACCAGGCGCTGTTCTTCATGACAGAGAAGGCCCTGAAGGACTTCCGCACCGCCGATGGCTGGACCGCCGGCGCCGATGCCGAGATCACCATCCCCGACAACGGCGTGGGCGTGAACGTCTCCACCCATACCCAGAACAAGCCGGTGATCGGCATCATCTTCGGCCGCGAGGGCCTGATGGCCGGCGCCAGCCTCGAAGGCGCGAAATTCTCCCGCATCTACCGCTGACGCCTTCCCGCCGGGCGCCCCCGCGCGCCCGGCCCAGTCGCGCGCCGCTCCGCGCGCGACGGCTTCCTGTGCTAGCATCTGGCCGTTCCGCAGTTCGGAGGCCATGCCATGTTCGACGATTTTTCCGATGAAGACTGGTTTACCGCCTGGGGCGCGTTCCTCGCCGCCATGCTGCATTGCGCCCTGCGCAAGCGAGATGCGCTGCACCGGCTCGCGCCGGGAGAGGTTCCCGCCCCCCGCACCGCGCGCATGCTGGAGCTGCACATGATGCTGCATGATCTGCTGGAGATCATCCGGGCGGAGATCACCCGCGAGGTGACCGATCATCTCCTCGCCGACGCGCAGGAGCGCCACCGCGGGCGTGAGCTCGTCGCCCTCACCGGGCAGGAGATGCGCTTCGTCGCCCGGCACTACGGCCGGGGCGGCGCCGAACGGCAGAGCGACGGTGCGCCGCCGACGCCGGAGAAGGAGATCGCCGAGAGCGACACCGGCTTCGAGGCCGCCAAGACCGCGAAGGACAGTATCGAGAAGCTGTTCTCCTGGGTGCCCCGGCACAGGGCGCTGCTGCACGGGCTCAACGAGCTGCTCTCGCTCGGCAAGCTGGTGTGAAGCCGCTGCGCGCGGCCGGCCCGCCCCCGGCAGCGCCGCCGGAAGGCCGGGCGCCGCCGCGAGGATGCGGGGCGGGGCGCCCGGCCGTTCCGGGCGCCCCTGCTCTGCCTCAGTCCTGCAGGCGCGCGATGAGCGAGGAGGTGTCCCAGCGGCCGCCGCCCATCTTCTGCACGTCCTTGTAGAACTGGTCCACCAGCGCCGTCACCGGCAGGCTGGCGCCGTTGCCGTTCGCCTCGGCGAGGCAGATGCCGAGGTCCTTGCGCATCCAGTCCACCGCGAAGCCGAAGTCGAACTTGCCGGCCAGCATGGTGGTGCCGCGGTTCTCCATCTGCCAGGAGCCGGCGGCTCCCTTGGAGATCACCTCCAGCACCGCCGCGCCGTCGAGCCCGGCCTTCTGGGCGAAGTTCATGCCCTCGGAGAGCCCCTGAACCAGCCCCGCGATGCAGATCTGGTTCACCATCTTGGTGAGCTGGCCGGAGCCGACGGGCCCCATCAGCCGGCAGGAGCGGGCGAAGGCGTCGATCAGAGGCGCCACCTTCGCGTAGGTGGCCTCCTCGCCGCCACACATTACCGTGAGCACGCCGTTCTCCGCCCCGGCCTGGCCGCCGGAGACGGGCGCGTCGATGAAGCCGAACCCGGCCTCGGCGGCGGCGGCGCCCAGCTCGCGCGCCACCCCGGCCGAGGCTGTGGTGTGGTCCACGAAGACCGCGCCCTTCTCGAGGCCGGAAAAGGCGCCCTCCGGCCCGGTGGTGACGGCGCGCAGGTCGTCGTCATTGCCCACGCAGGCAAAGACCACCTCTGCGCCCTCGGCCGCTGCCGCGGGCGTGGCCGCGGAGGTGCCGCCGTGCTTGGCGACCCAGGCCTCCGCCTTCGCGGCGGTGCGATTGTAGACGCACACCTCGTGGCCCGCCGCCTTCAGGTGCCCCGCCATCGGATAACCCATTACGCCAAGGCCGAGAAATGCAAGCTTCGCCATGGTGATGCCTCCCTTTTATGTGTCCAGCTTCCGGTTTGCCCATGCCTTGATGGACTGGTAAGGAATGCGGGTCAAGATCGAGGGAAAGGCCCCCATGGCCCTTGCATTCAAATGGCTCACCCGGATTCTCCTGCTCATGGTGGTCCTGGGGCTGGGGGCGTTCGGCCTCGCGTGGCTCGTCACCTCCGGCTCCCTGCCGGACTATGACGGGAAGTACCGCGTATCGGGGATCGACCAGCCGGTCGAGATCGTCCGGGACATTCACGCGGTCCCGCACATCCTCGGCAAGACGGACCGGGACACCTATTTCGGCCTCGGCTTCGTTCATGCGCAGGACCGGCTGTGGCAGATGGAGATGAGCCGGCGCACCGCGCAGGGCACCCTGTCCGAGCTGTTCGGTGAGCGGACCTTGCGGACCGACCGGCTCATGCGCGCGCTCGACATCTACGGCATCTCCGTGCGCGCGGTGCGGCACCAGTCCCCGGAAACCCTGGCCGCGCTGGAAGCCTATTCGGCCGGGGTGAACGCCTGGATCAGCCAGGTCGGGCGCGATGCGCTGGGCCGCGGCGCCCCGGAATTCCTGCTCTTCACCCAGCAGATCGCGCCCTGGACCCCGGCGGATTCCATCGCCGTGGCCAAGCTGATGGCGCTGAACCTCACCGCCCAGGCGGCAAAGGAGACCCGGCGCGCGGCGCTCTCCCTCGCCCTGCCGCCGGAGCGGCTGCGCGACATCCTGCCGGATTACCCGGACCAGGCGGTGGTGGGGATGCCGGAATTCTCGCAGATGTTCCCGCAGATGAAGGCCCCGGTGCTGCATGCCGCCGCCGCGCCCGACCTCTCGCCGCTGAACGCGCCGGGCTTCGCCGGCGCCTCGAACGCCTTCGCCGCCAACGGCAGCCGCACCGCCACCGGCCAGCCGCTCCTCGCCACGGACCCGCACCTTGCCCTTTCCGCGCCCGGCGTGTGGATGCTGGTGCGGATGAAATTCCCGGGCACGGACGTGATCGGCGCCTCCATCCCCGGCATTCCCGCGGTGGTGATGGGGCGCAACGAGGATTTCGGCTGGGGCCTCACCACCGCCTATGTCGATGACCAGGACGTCTACATCGAGAAGCTCGACCCGCAGGATGCGGACCGCTACATCACCCCCGCCGGCGCGCAGCCCTTCCGCACCCGCGACGTGCTCATCGCGGTGAAGGGCGAGGTGTCGCAAAGCATGACCCTGCGCTGGACCCGGCACGGGCCGGTGATCCCGGACGGGTTCTTCGGCGCCGACCAGGTGACCCCGCAGGGCCATGTCGCCGCCCTGGCCTGGACCGGGCTCACCGAGGATGACCACAGCATCGAGAGCCTGATCGGGCTGATGCGGTCGCATTCGATCGTCCAGGCCCGCCCGGCACTGGCCCTCGCCGTGGCCCCGGCGCAGAACGTCATCATGGCCGACAGGTCCGGCAACGTGGCGATGCAGGTCGCGGGCGCAGCGCCGCTGCGCAGGCTCACCCATCAGGGCCAGGGCCGCCTGCCGGTGCCCGGCTGGGTGGCGCAGAATGACTGGGACGGCATCGAGCCCTTCGAGGACATGCCCTTCGTGGAAAACCCGCCCGGCGGCATCGTGGTCAACACCAACAACCGCACCACGAACCAGCCCTTTCCCTACCACCTGAACCTGGACTGGGGCGACAGCCAGCGCATCGCGCGCGCCACCCGCCTGCTGGAACAGCGCGAATTCCACTCGCGCGAGAGCTTCGTGGAGATCCAGACCGACATCGTGTCGGAAACCGCGCGCACCCTGCTGCCGCTGATGGCGCGCAACCTGTGGTGGGCCGGGGACCCGGCGCCGGACGACACCCGCGGCCGCTTCCGCAAGCGCGCGCTGGACAGGCTGGCGGAATGGAACGGCGAGATGAACCAGTACGCCCCGGAACCGCTGATCTACGCGGCCTGGGTGCGTGCGCTCACCCGCCGCCTGGCGCTGGACGAACTGGGCCCGCTCTTCGACCAGGTGCAGGGCATCGAGCCGATCTTCATCGAGCGCGTGCTGCGCAACGTGGACGGCGCGGGGGTCTGGTGCGACATCACCAAGACGGAGGCGGTGGAGACCTGCGCCGACATCACCCGCCTCGCGCTCGACGACGCGCTCACCGAGCTGGAGGAAACCTACGGCGAGGAGATGGACAGCTGGCGCTGGGGGGATGCGCATGTGGCGCTGCAGAAGCACCCGGTGCTGGGCGACATCTTCCCCTTCTCCATGTTCGTGAACATCGAGCAGCCCACCTCGGGCGGCGATTTCACCCTGATGCGCGGCCAGATGCGCAACTCCGGCCCCACGCCCTACGCCAACGTGCACGGCTCCGGCTTCCGCGCGGTGTATGATTTCTCCGACCCGAACGGCTCGGTCTACATCATCTCCACCGGAGAGAGCGGCCACCCGTTCTCGCGCCACTACGACGACCTGTCGGACCTCTGGGGGCGCGGCGAATACATCCGCATGACGCTGGACATCGACGAGGCCCGCGGCGGCGCCATCGGCACCACCCGGCTGGTGCCGGACGCCGCGGACTGACAGCGCCCGCCCGGGCCCGGACATGCGAACGCCCCGCCGGAAAGGCGGGGCGTTCGGGTCTGCGCAGGGCGCTCAGGGCCCGGTGGGGGCAGCCTGCCTCAGGCAAACAGGCGGTGGCAGGTCTCCAGCGCGTCGACCAGCGTGTCGACCTCCGCCTCGGTGTTGTAGAGGCCGAAGGAGGCCCGGCAGGTGGCGGTAACGCCGAGGAACTCCATCAGCGGCTGTGCGCAATGGTGGCCGGCGCGCACGGCGACGCCCTTCTGGTCCACCACCGTGGAGATGTCGTGCGGGTGGCCCGCGCCTTCCATGGTGAAGGAGAAGATCGCGCCCTTGGTGGCCGAATGGCCCTGCACGTTCAGCCAGTTGAGCCCGGCGAGCCGGTCCCGCGCATAGTCGCGCAGCCCGTGCTCATGGGCGGCGATGTTCTCCATGCCGAGCCCGGTCATGTAGTCGATCGCAGCCCCGAGGCCGATCATCTGCACGATGCCCGGCGTGCCGGCCTCGAACTTGTGCGGCGGGTCGTTGTAGGTGATCGTGTCGCGCTTCACCTCGTGGATCATGTCGCCGCCGCCGATGAAGGGGCGCATCTCGGCCATCCGCGCGCGCGCCGCGTAGAGCGCGCCGGAGGCGGAGGGGCCGTAGAGCTTGTGGCCGGTGATGGCGTAGAAATCGCAGCCGAGCGCCTGCACGTTCACCGGCAGGTGCACCGCGGCCTGGCTGCCGTCGATCACCGTCACGATGCCGCGGGCCCGGGCGGCAGCGCAGATCGCGGCCACGTCCACCACCGTGCCCAGCACGTTCGACATGTGGGTGACGGCGATCATCCTGGTGCGCGGGGTGATGGCGTCGATCACCGCCTGGGGGTCCAGGTCGCCGTTCGCGTCCAGCTCCACCCATTTCAGCACCACGCCCTGGCGTTCGCGCAGGAAGTGCCAGGGCACGATGTTGGCGTGATGCTCCATCACCGAGAGGATGATCTCGTCCCCCGCCTCCAGCCGCGGCGCGGCCCAGCCGTAGCTCACCAGGTTGAGCGACATGGTCGAGCCGGTGGTGAACAGGATCTCGTCCTCATGCGCGGCACCGAGGAAGCGCTGCAGCTTGCCGCGCACCGCC of Paroceanicella profunda contains these proteins:
- a CDS encoding cysteine desulfurase, with protein sequence MYDVTEIRRDFPILSREVNGKPLTYLDNGASAQKPRAVIEAVTRAYEHEYANVHRGLHFLSNLATEQYEAVRGKLQRFLGAAHEDEILFTTGSTMSLNLVSYGWAAPRLEAGDEIILSVMEHHANIVPWHFLRERQGVVLKWVELDANGDLDPQAVIDAITPRTRMIAVTHMSNVLGTVVDVAAICAAARARGIVTVIDGSQAAVHLPVNVQALGCDFYAITGHKLYGPSASGALYAARARMAEMRPFIGGGDMIHEVKRDTITYNDPPHKFEAGTPGIVQMIGLGAAIDYMTGLGMENIAAHEHGLRDYARDRLAGLNWLNVQGHSATKGAIFSFTMEGAGHPHDISTVVDQKGVAVRAGHHCAQPLMEFLGVTATCRASFGLYNTEAEVDTLVDALETCHRLFA
- a CDS encoding penicillin acylase family protein produces the protein MALAFKWLTRILLLMVVLGLGAFGLAWLVTSGSLPDYDGKYRVSGIDQPVEIVRDIHAVPHILGKTDRDTYFGLGFVHAQDRLWQMEMSRRTAQGTLSELFGERTLRTDRLMRALDIYGISVRAVRHQSPETLAALEAYSAGVNAWISQVGRDALGRGAPEFLLFTQQIAPWTPADSIAVAKLMALNLTAQAAKETRRAALSLALPPERLRDILPDYPDQAVVGMPEFSQMFPQMKAPVLHAAAAPDLSPLNAPGFAGASNAFAANGSRTATGQPLLATDPHLALSAPGVWMLVRMKFPGTDVIGASIPGIPAVVMGRNEDFGWGLTTAYVDDQDVYIEKLDPQDADRYITPAGAQPFRTRDVLIAVKGEVSQSMTLRWTRHGPVIPDGFFGADQVTPQGHVAALAWTGLTEDDHSIESLIGLMRSHSIVQARPALALAVAPAQNVIMADRSGNVAMQVAGAAPLRRLTHQGQGRLPVPGWVAQNDWDGIEPFEDMPFVENPPGGIVVNTNNRTTNQPFPYHLNLDWGDSQRIARATRLLEQREFHSRESFVEIQTDIVSETARTLLPLMARNLWWAGDPAPDDTRGRFRKRALDRLAEWNGEMNQYAPEPLIYAAWVRALTRRLALDELGPLFDQVQGIEPIFIERVLRNVDGAGVWCDITKTEAVETCADITRLALDDALTELEETYGEEMDSWRWGDAHVALQKHPVLGDIFPFSMFVNIEQPTSGGDFTLMRGQMRNSGPTPYANVHGSGFRAVYDFSDPNGSVYIISTGESGHPFSRHYDDLSDLWGRGEYIRMTLDIDEARGGAIGTTRLVPDAAD
- a CDS encoding YSC84-related protein, which produces MTVITRRTMLTGIAGLGACSLPLAASAYTKAEIDSNVSAALEELRKVNGAPDLMSRALGYLVMADVKKAGLLVGGEYGEGTLFVGGAPTDYYSVAAASFGLQAGIQRSNQALFFMTEKALKDFRTADGWTAGADAEITIPDNGVGVNVSTHTQNKPVIGIIFGREGLMAGASLEGAKFSRIYR
- a CDS encoding NAD(P)-dependent oxidoreductase, whose translation is MAKLAFLGLGVMGYPMAGHLKAAGHEVCVYNRTAAKAEAWVAKHGGTSAATPAAAAEGAEVVFACVGNDDDLRAVTTGPEGAFSGLEKGAVFVDHTTASAGVARELGAAAAEAGFGFIDAPVSGGQAGAENGVLTVMCGGEEATYAKVAPLIDAFARSCRLMGPVGSGQLTKMVNQICIAGLVQGLSEGMNFAQKAGLDGAAVLEVISKGAAGSWQMENRGTTMLAGKFDFGFAVDWMRKDLGICLAEANGNGASLPVTALVDQFYKDVQKMGGGRWDTSSLIARLQD